A portion of the Glandiceps talaboti chromosome 13, keGlaTala1.1, whole genome shotgun sequence genome contains these proteins:
- the LOC144444276 gene encoding uncharacterized protein LOC144444276, protein MPRESRKYRGRRSSTSSSSSSSSSTSSSSTSSSPYRSKRKAKYSRSRSRSRSPVRGRKRRSRSRSPRRRSRSRTPRRRSRSRSYNRSRSSPRRKAYSPRRRFRSKSPRRRSYSPRRRSRSPRRRTPPRRRSRSPRRRSTSRSPIRRRSRTPRRSKSPRRRSRSPRKRSWSPRRRSRSPRRRSRSPRRRSRSPRKRSKSPKRRSPRKKSSSPRRRSRSPRRRSRSPRRRSRSPRRSRSPKRRSKSLSPIRTKSPPRRSRSHSPRRRLKSETEHQPWSRSPRRGEKTHSPRSKSRSPIRMSPLSRKLGSESRGRSRHDSEARSQVHPSRVSASPPPRRSTPKQTDRARSPESKYISTSYRSSSRSPSPYSVGRRKQSESPQPIRVIPPKDRTAPSMEKYVDDLYITRATIPDYRDKPQRRSPSPQMRARSRSPSRDKSADRVNFERSQYTDRKSPRGIETVRLQERSPERSQYDRDRNHGEDVDRYGQKYHKTPDRDLIPESKQSRENEPVRRDRGENQESHHFDRERRHDKESPAKMRNRSFDTSPSNRGRDFSPKRSPGRDRYGNNERFDDRDRDKEDRRSRTDESPKKKAFERGKYESQEHQRSPSRDESLERHSTKQREESYSMDRDRVDEKKGSGRQRDDSYERKTQGEKRGRSPESSPDKERGRSRERRVSENKRGASHERRLSGKGRDESRGSEKRRDPERRRDESYERRGSDKGRDDSPRRRDSERRKRSRERRDSEKERDERRTSDSGQIKSKERHDSTRGRYAKEDRRMKESHQDKEQKLKDSKKDRKDRGRSYSPIQRDRRRKSASPTKTDKRRRSRTSSPSPKKRRNTDKRTKERHSVSPERRHTRGTSHDRELKHKDDYYKEPVEGSKADSGIKIDLAQLHVDIHKRSGGGDRSPVRHIVDPADVVIVRKKDEGVKRIFDRDEIVKNRQFIVDGEDENEPVERRVVAVVRPEVSPSFDERYLARKSYPESFNRDGNIEIQGPKSREHVQYQEQPKQSLTDRFAGLPHDVQRSDYKRNVIEVHREEGSGDAGYVRTYKRSSRKQTPPRMESHHRKKSPEKLSRESRSRGDLRGEIEKRRRSLDERRSDSRQESNRKRLHNPQDLRHNIVRLRTNNKSDRNEKGRDRPSDRPDRRDRRDSRDSRPETGRRELRKRDGRDLDSHLPTSTTRDKDGRDDGRKRLAGELPDFKDPDSRPLPEPEWIRNPSAIPKGGSYYEHDNRVGDNSVDYWSRRGRGRGWSRGRGGFRGRGRGGFSSPRGRGGRDYWRGSGERESSQWTHDLYDKELKGESQEEDNKPSSTT, encoded by the exons ATGCCACGAGAGAGTAGAAAATACCGAGGCAGAAG GTcgtcaacatcatcatcatcatcgtcttcatcatcaacatcatcaagTTCAACATCCAGCTCACCTTACAGATCAAAAAGAAAAGCCAAATACAGCAGATCTCGATCTCGATCCCGATCTCCAGTTAGAGGTAGAAAAAGGCGATCAAGGTCTCGTTCTCCAAGGAGAAGATCACGGTCACGAACACCAAGAAGGAGATCAAGGTCCCGGTCTTATAATAGATCAAGATCATCGCCGAGAAGAAAAGCATATTCACCCAGAAGGAGATTTAGATCAAAGTCACCAAGAAGAAGGTCATATTCACCGCGAAGAAGATCAAGGTCACCAAGGAGACGTACTCCGCCACGAAGAAGATCAAGATCTCCCAGACGGCGGTCAACGTCAAGATCACCAATAAGGAGAAGATCAAGAACACCAAGGAGGTCAAAATCACCAAGGAGGAGATCACGGTCACCCAGGAAAAGGTCATGGTCTCCTAGGAGGAGATCACGGTCACCCAGAAGAAGGTCAAGATCTCCAAGGAGGAGGTCAAGGTCTCCCAGAAAGAGGTCAAAGTCTCCCAAGAGAAGGTCACCCAGAAAGAAATCTTCATCACCTAGAAGAAGATCGAGGTCACCCAGAAGGCGATCCAGGTCTCCAAGGAGGAGGTCAAGGTCACCTAGGAGGTCTAGATCACCAAAACGGAGATCAAAGTCATTGTCTCCGATAAGAACTAAATCACCACCGAGAAGATCAAGATCTCACTCACCAAGGAGGAGATTAAAATCTGAAACTGAACACCAGCCATGGTCTAGAAGCCCGAGGAGAGGTGAGAAAACACATTCCCCAAGGTCAAAATCAAGGTCACCTATTAGAATGTCACCATTGTCTAGAAAACTAGGATCCGAATCGAGAGGAAGAAGTAGACATGACAGTGAAGCAAGGTCTCAAGTTCATCCCTCAAGAGTATCTGCATCCCCACCGCCAAGGAGATCAACACCAAAGCAAACAGACAGGGCAAGAAGCCCAGAATCCAAATATATTTCAACTTCTTACAGGTCTAGCTCAAGGTCTCCTAGTCCTTACTCCGTAGGAAGACGCAAACAATCTGAATCTCCACAACCTATAAGAGTTATACCTCCTAAAGACAGAACAGCACCATCAATGGAAAAATATGTGGATGACTTGTACATTACCAGAGCCACGATTCCAGATTACAG GGATAAACCACAGAGACGGTCTCCATCACCACAGATGCGAGCTCGTTCAAGATCTCCGAGCCGAGATAAGTCAGCTGACAGGGTAAACTTTGAACGGTCACAATATACAGACAGGAAGAGTCCAAGAGGAATTGAAACAGTCAGGTTACAAGAGAGGTCTCCAGAAAGAAGTCAGTATGACAGAGACAGAAATCATGGTGAAGATGTGGATAGATATGGACAGAAATACCACAAGACACCTGATAGAGATTTAATCCCTGAAAGTAAGCAGAGCAGAGAAAATGAACCTGTAAGAAGAGACAGGGGTGAAAACCAAGAATCACACCATTTTGACAGGGAGAGAAGACATGACAAAGAAAGTCCAGCTAAAATGCGAAATAGGAGCTTTGATACAAGTCCAAGCAACAGGGGGAGAGATTTTAGTCCAAAGAGAAGTCCTGGAAGAGACAGATATGGTAAtaatgaaagatttgatgataGGGATAGAGATAAAGAAGATAGAAGAAGTAGAACAGATGAAAGTCCTAAAAAGAAGGCTTTTGAAAGGGGGAAATATGAAAGCCAGGAACATCAGCGTTCTCCCAGTAGAGATGAAAGTTTGGAGAGACATTCCACAAAGCAAAGGGAGGAGTCTTATAGTATGGACAGAGACAGGGTTGATGAGAAGAAGGGTTCCGGCAGGCAAAGAGATGACAGCTATGAGAGAAAAACACAAGGTGAAAAGAGGGGCAGAAGTCCTGAGAGTAGTCCTGATAAGGAAAGGGGTCGAAGCCGTGAAAGAAGAGTTTCTGAAAACAAAAGAGGTGCAAGTCATGAAAGGAGACTTTCTGGGAAAGGAAGAGATGAAAGTAGAGGCTCTGAGAAAAGAAGGGATCCTGAAAGGAGACGAGATGAAAGTTATGAAAGAAGAGGTTCTGACAAGGGCAGAGATGATAGTCCCAGAAGGAGAGATTcagaaagaagaaaaagaagcaGAGAGAGAAGAGACTCTGAGAAAGAGAGAGATGAAAGAAGGACGTCTGATAGTGGACAGATAAAGAGTAAGGAGAGACATGACTCAACAAGAGGCAGGTATGCCAAGGAGGATAGACGAATGAAAGAGAGTCATCAAGATAAAGAACAGAAATTAAAGGACTCTAAAAAAGACAGGAAAGATAGGGGTAGATCCTACAGTCCCATACAGAGAGATAGAAGAAGAAAATCAGCAAGTCCTACGAAGACAGATAAACGAAGAAGATCAAGAACTTCAAGTCCTTCACCAAAGAAAAGAAGGAACACAGACAAAAGAACAAAAGAGAGACACTCTGTAAGTCCAGAAAGAAGACATACTAGGGGAACCAGTCATGATAGAGAATTAAAACATAAAGATGATTATTATAAAGAACCTGTCGAAGGAAGTAAAGCAGACTCTGGGATAAAGATTGATCTTGCACAGCTTCATGTTGATATACACAAAAGAAGTGGTGGAGGAGATAGATCGCCTGTCAGACATATCGTTGATCCTGCAGACGTTGTTATAGTCAGGAAAAAGGATGAAGGTGTAAAGCGCATTTTTGACAGGGACGAGATTGTTAAAAACAGACAATTCATCGTCGATGGAGAAGATGAAAATGAACCAGTAGAGAGACGTGTTGTAGCAGTGGTACGACCCGAAGTATCGCCATCGTTTGATGAGAGGTACCTCGCTCGGAAAAGTTATCCAGAATCTTTCAATAGAGATGGTAATATTGAAATCCAAGGACCAAAATCACGGgaacatgtacaatatcaagAGCAACCGAAGCAAAGCCTAACTGACAGATTTGCAGGACTGCCACATGATGTGCAAAGGAGTGATTACAAGAGAAATGTCATAGAAGTTCATAGAGAAGAAGGAAGTGGAGATGCTGGGTATGTACGGACTTACAAGAGAAGTAGTCGCAAACAAACCCCACCGAGAATGGAAAGCCATCACAGAAAGAAATCTCCCGAGAAACTGAGTCGAGAATCAAGAAGTCGAGGAGATTTGAGGGGTGAGATTGAAAAACGTCGACGGAGTTTGGATGAAAGGAGAAGTGACTCTCGTCAAGAATCTAACCGCAAAAGACTGCATAATCCTCAAGATCTTAGACATAATATTGTCAGGCTTCGCACAAATAATAAGTCAGACAGAAACGAAAAAGGACGAGACCGACCGAGTGACAGACCGGATAGAAGAGACAGGCGTGATAGCAGAGATAGTAGACCTGAGACTGGTCGACGTGAACTGAGAAAAAGAGATGGACGTGATCTTGATAGTCATTTGCCAACATCTACTACCAGAGATAAAGATGGCAGGGATGATGGCAGAAAACGGTTAGCAGGTGAACTACCAGATTTCAAGGATCCCGATTCTCGTCCTCTCCCAGAACCAGAATGGATTCGGAATCCATCTGCTATTCCAAAAGGAGGAAGCTATTATGAG CATGATAACAGGGTAGGAGACAACAGTGTTGATTATTGGTCACGGAGGGGTCGTGGTCGTGGCTGGAGTCGTGGAAGAGGAGGATTCAGAGGTCGGGGACGGGGAGGATTTTCCTCTCCACGAGGAAGAGGAGGGCGTGATTATTGGAGAGGAAGTGGAGAAAGAGAGAGTTCACAATGGACACATGATTTATATGATAAGGAACTTAAAGGAGAAAGCCAG GAGGAAGACAACAAACCATCAAGTACAACTTAA
- the LOC144444480 gene encoding myotubularin-related protein 9-like, producing the protein MEFVELIKTPKVDGVILRLPFQEPVEGTLCLTGHHLILSSRKSNSEELWLLHSNIDCLEKKFVGSTGYLTLKCKDFKTVHLDIPGMEECLNIASSIEVLSSLESVSLTYPFFFRPMFDIMEDGWQAFLPENEFARLLGEEWRLSHVNKTFEVCYSYPQTVIVPKSIDDATLMKSAAFRHGGRFPVLSYHHSPNGMVIMRCGQPLTGPNNKRCKDDERLVNAVLGIGKRGYIIDTRSSAGAQTARAKGGGVEPEAHYPQWRKIHKSIDRFYVLQESLVKLIDACTDTNSSMDKWISRLDSCNWLSHIKDVLTTACLAAQCIDREGASVLVHGSEGIDSTLQVTSLAQIILDPDCRTVRGFEALVEREWLQSGHPFADRCSKSAYSTSKPRYEGPVFLHFLDCVWQIYQQFPCSFEFNEHFLIYLFEHAYGSQFGTFMCNNEADRKKVKLSTKTVSLWSYVNRPEILQTFLNPLYEKNDSVIWPSVAPQSLMLWSGLYMRYELNQSANDDAWKEIVQIKQHDKELKLKAVKLRKQLSELQKEAVEKNIIVQ; encoded by the exons ATGGAGTTTGTAGAGCTGATTAAGACTCCTAAGGTTGATGGTGTCATTCTACGACTTCCATTTCAAGAACCTGTAGAAGGTACACTGTGTCTGACTGGTCATCACCTTATACTGTCGTCTAGGAAATCTAACAGTGAAGAGTTATGG TTATTACACAGTAACATTGATTGTCTGGAAAAGAAGTTTGTTGGATCCACAGGGTACttaacattaaaatgtaaagaTTTCAAAACAGTGCACTTAGACATCCCTGGTATGGAAGAATGTCTAAACATTGCTAGCTCCATTGAAGTCCTCTCTTCTCTAG AGTCTGTGTCTCTGACATATCCTTTCTTTTTCCGGCCAATGTTTGATATCATGGAGGATGGTTGGCAGGCTTTCCTACCAGAAAATGAATTTGCCAGACTGCTCGGTGAAGAATGGAGACTTAgtcatgtcaacaaaacatttgaa GTATGTTATTCATATCCACAAACTGTGATAGTTCCTAAATCTATAGATGATGCCACTTTAATGAAATCAGCAGCGTTTAGACATGGTGGTCGTTTCCCTGTACTAAGTTACCATCATTCACCAAATGGG ATGGTAATTATGAGATGTGGGCAGCCACTGACTGGACCTAATAATAAACGTTGTAAGGATGATGAAAGACTCGTCAATGCAGTGTTGGGTATTGGTAAACGGGGATATATCATTGATACCAGGTCATCAGCTGGTGCACAGACTGCCAGAGCTAAAG GTGGAGGAGTTGAACCTGAAGCACATTATCCACAGTGGAGAAAAATTCACAAATCTATTGACAGGTTTTATGTACTTCAAGAAAGCCTCGTCAAACTTATTGACG CCTGCACAGATACTAATAGTAGCATGGATAAATGGATATCAAGGCTTGATTCTTGTAATTGGTTAAGTCATATCAAAGATGTCTTGACTACAGCCTGTTTAGCAGCACAGTGTATTGATAGGGAAG GAGCATCAGTGTTAGTCCATGGATCAGAAGGTATAGATAGTACCTTACAAGTGACATCATTAGCTCAGATTATTCTGGATCCAGATTGTAGAACTGTTAGAGG gtttgaagcTTTGGTAGAGAGAGAATGGTTACAAAGTGGCCATCCATTTGCAGACAGGTGTTCCAAGTCAGCCTATTCAACCAGCAAACCACGCTATGAAGGACCAGTCTTTCTACATTTCCTTGACTGTGTATGGCAG ATTTATCAACAGTTCCCATGCTCTTTTGAATTCAATGAACATTTTctcatttatttgtttgaacATGCATATGGATCACAATTTG GTACTTTTATGTGCAATAATGAAGCCGACAGAAAGAAAGTGAAATTATCAACAAAAACTGTTTCCCTCTG GTCATACGTAAACAGACCAGAGATTCTACAAACGTTTCTAAATCCATTATATGAAAAGAACGACTCCGTGATATGGCCGTCAGTGGCTCCACAGAGTTTG ATGCTGTGGTCGGGTCTGTATATGAGATATGAATTAAATCAGTCTGCCAATGACGATGCATGGAAGGAGATTGTACAGATAAAACAACATGATAAAGAACTGAAACTGAAGGCTGTCAAACTTAGAAA ACAGTTGTCAGAACTACAGAAAGAGGCTGTAGAAAAGAATATAATTGTCCAGTGA